ACGGGGGCGACGATAAGTGGCAACACGATATTTACAATGCCGGGATGCTCATCGAAGCGGCAGTCCATTATTACAAAGCAACCGGCAAAATGAAGCTGCTGGATGTAGCCACCAGGTTTAGTAATTATATCTACCAGCAAATTGGCCCGGCTCCCAAAGCAAACGTCATTCCAGGACATGGCGGTCCCGAAGAGGCTATTCTGAAACTGTATTGGTTGTTTCGGGATGAACCGGCGTTGAAGGCAAAAATGAGCGTTCCGGTCGATGCGAACCACTACTACACCATGGCTCGGTTCTGGATCGAAAACAGAGGCAATTATGGTGAGAAAGATGGTAGCCATGCCCGTAAAAGCGACGAGTCGTATAATCAGGACCACATGTCGGTTTTTAGCCAAAAAACCATCGAAGGACATGCTGTGCGGGCTACCTTACTGGCAACGGGGGTGGCGGCAACGGCTTTGGAAAATAAGGACGATCGATATGTTGAAACCGCCAACAATTATTGGGACAATATGATTGGCAAACGGATGTTCATTACCGGGGGCGAGGGCGCCATAGCCGATGGCGAACGATTTGGGGCCAATCATTTCCTGCCCGAATCGGCCTATCTGGAGTCCTGTGCGGCCATAGGTTCAGCCTTTTTCAGCCAGCGGATGAATCAACTGGAAGCCGACGGCAAATATATCGATGAACTGGAACGGGTGCTGTATAACAATCTGCTGTCGAGTGTGTCGCTCGATGGGAGCCATTATTTTTACGAGAATCCGCTGGTTGCCAGTGATCACAAACGCTGGGCATGGCACAGTTGCCCCTGTTGCCCACCCATGCTTCTGAAAATGGTATCGGCCATGCCTGGATTTATTTATGCGTACGACAACGATGCCATTTATGTGAACCTCTTTATTGGTAGTCAGGCAACCATCAATCAGACGGGCAATACGATCCGCATCCGACAGATGACCCAGTATCCCTGGAAAGGTGAATCGCTCATTGAAGTCGACCCAACGTCGAGTAAGGCATTTACTGTGAATGTACGCATTCCCGGTTGGGCGCATAGCGTCGAGAACCCATTCGGCCTATACCACTCGAAGGTGAGCGAACCAATTGTACTTAAAGTGAACGGCAAATCCATACCCGTGAACCCGAAAAATGGGTATGCCGCTATTCGCAGAACCTGGAAAAAAGGGGATCGGATCGAACTGAGTCTACCCATGCAGCCCAGGGTCGTTACCCCCAATGATTCGATACAAACCATTAAAGGGAAAGTAGCCCTGGCGTCGGGTCCTATTATTTATGGAGTTGAAGGTGTCGACAATGCCGCGTTAAACGAGTATGTTCTGCCAGCTAATACCCCGCTCAAACTGACCTATAAGCCTAATCTGTTAAATGGCGTTAATGTTATTACAGGAGGAGCAATGGATAAATCGGCGAAAGCGGTACAGTTTACGGCGGTTCCGTTTTATACATTCGGGAACCGGGGTGTTTATCCGTATCGAGTTTGGTTGCCGAAACAGTAGATCCCGACTCGTAGGCTGATTATGCCATACAGCGTTTATAATCAATCGGGCCGATTATAAAAAGCTACATGTTGCCAGTTAAGGGACTAGGCATCCAGATGCCAGGCGCGGTTTGTGATTGACTTGGCCCAATCGGGTAGCTTATGATAGTCTGTATAGCCGCAAAAGGCCGTTCGGGTTGTTTCTTTCAGGTCGCCACATCGCTCGCAGTAGAGCTTGACGGTTTCCACAAACGTCTGGCTATGCCGACCCGACGAGAAGTAGTACGAATCGGTTTGATAATGTTGAAATTTGTGTGCTTTGCAAACCATAAACGATTGAGCTGATTGAACCCGGCACAAGTGTCAAAATGACCCTGTATACCGTATCCTTCCAGCGCAAAACCAGTGCCAGAAATGTGGCCTGGCGTGGCCGATTCTTGCAGAAAAATTCACAGAATTGGATTGGGTCAGGCAAAGCAGCATGGATGAACGAATGAAACGCAGGTATCGTTTACTTAGCGATTACTCCATTGAGTAAGTAATGTTAGGTAGTTAGAAACGCCCAGCCCTCAGGATTGGGCGTTTTTTGTTGATCTTAGCCATGAAAAGCGTGACCTGCCAGCAGACTTTCTTAAGTGCCTCAACGTTGGGAGTCAGTAGGGCTTATCAATCAGGCATAAGCCCTGTGTTGGTAGGGTCAGGGTCGGATTTAGCGGCTGAAATCCTGCCTTCAACCGGCGCAACCCGTCATTAGTCATCTTTTTTTTTCAGGCTTACAGAAAGGTCATAAACTTATGCGCCCTTTGGACTATAGCTTCATTACAAATACCTGTGAACGAATCCGAACGTAGGGTCAATTCTGCTGGTAATTATCTTACCAACCGCCAACGATGGCAACTGGCAACAACTGTGTTTGCTATTTACTGGCCCATCCGGCTTTATGTGGCGGTTAATCACTTTTCGCTCGCCCTTCTGGAACGGATATGGCCATTCTGGATCATGGAAATAACGGTTACAATTCTTTTTTTCGGGTTGTGGCTCACCGTGACCGACTGGTTTCAGCAACGGATTTTTAAGCTGTTTCACAAAGGATTTCTGATCGAATTTGACCTGCCAGCGCAACTGATTACGTTGTTTGTGGCGGGCGGATTGGCTGTCCTGTTTAATATGGGCTTTTTTCGACTGTGGCTGGCAATGGCCGAGTTCGAGCCGATTCGCCTTACAACATCTACGCACATGCTGGCAACTGTGCAGAAAGTAAATCGGCCTAGATATCCTAGTCAGGAGCAGAAGTTTTATAATGGCCTAACCATCATGGCTATGCTGGCGGCTTTTTACCTGGCCGCCAATCGACGAGGGCATCAGCAGCTTGAAGACATCCGGGTGAAAGCTGAACAACTTAAACAGGAAGCCGCTCAGGCACAGTTCGTGGCCCTCAAAAACCAGGTTAACCCCCATTTTCTGTTCAATAGTTTTAGTATTCTGTCGTCACTGATTGCCGTAAATCCCAAACTATCTATCCAGTTTGTGGGACAACTGGCTAAATCGTATCGATATGTGCTGGATCAGTATGAGGCTCAATGTGTAAATCTTCAGGACGAACTGGAGTTTTTGAAAGCCTATACGTTTTTGCTGCAAATACGATTTGGCGACAAGTTCCGCGTTGTAACCGACATTCCTTCAGAAAAGGTGTCTGCATTTCGAATTGCTCCCCTTACGCTTCAGTTGTTGATTGAAAATGCGGTGAAGCACAATCGGATGTCGGCCGAAGAGCCGCTTCTTGTTACACTGGCTATTCAGCAGGATTATATCTGTGTAACGAATGCAATTCGACTGCGACCCAAAACGGAAACGTCGACGGGAGTGGGTCTGAAAAATATTACCAAACGCTATCAGCTTCTGACCAATCGACCGGTACTGATCGATGACCAGGCTGATGTGTTTACGGTTAAAATTCCATTGCTCGAATGAATGTATTAATTATTGAAGATGAGCCACTAACGGCCCAGCGGCTGGAAATTCTTTTGTTTGAGTACGACCCACAGATTCGGGTGCTGGCTCAACTGCCGTCGGTGTCGAAAGCAGTCCGGTGGTTCAACGATCCATTGTCGGCTGAACCTGAGTTGATTTTTCTGGATATTCATCTGGAAGATGATCTGGGATTTAACCTTATCAAAGAATTGAATCTAACGATCCCGATCATCTTTACCACCGCTTTTGATGAGTATGCGTTACAGGCCTTCAAGGCAAATAGCATTGATTATCTGTTAAAGCCCATCGAAAGTGATGAACTGGCTGCAGCTATTGATAAATTTAAAATGGTTCGACAGGCATCCGCAACGATGAATACGACTGCACTCAATCAGTTGATCAAAAAGCTGGAGACGCCCACCTATCGCGATCGGTTTATGGTGAGTGTAGGCCCTCGATTGCGAAGCATTCGAATTGAGGAAATTGCCTATTTCTTTTTTGAAGAAAAAGCTACTTACGTGATGCCGCATACGGGTGTGCCGGTGTCGATCGACTATAGTCTGGATAAACTGGGTCAACTGGTCGATCCCGATCAGTTTTTTCGCGTCAATCGGTCCTATCTGGTTAGTGCTTCCGGAATCAAGTCGGTATATGCGTATTCGGGTAGTAAACTGAAGGTAGAACTGGCCCCACAGCCCCGGCAGGAGGTATTTGTCAGTATTGATCGGGTAACGAGTTTTAAAGAATGGATGGGTAAATGAACCATTTTTATGGCTGTTTCTATGCCGATTTAACCCCGGAAATCCTTCGTCTATCCCAGCAAACCCGTCATTAGTCATCTTTTTTTTAGAGGCCGGATAGCAACCTGTGAACTTTGACTCAATCTCTGATTCGATGGAATTGTCCAGATGACCAGAGAGGCTATTCAACGTTCTATCCAGGTTATGACTTACTATTTCTATACGTATTACCGTAATCCTAAAATTACACTTCATCGGGCCGATTGCGGCTTTTGTAAGAAAGGCAAGGGGATGCAAACTGCACGCTCGCATAACGGAACCGGCCGCTGGCGAGGTAGCTATTCGCAATTTGAGCAGGCTGTCGAAGCAGCCCGGCTCCTCAGCGAGCAGATGGGCGTAGAACCCACCTATTGCCAGCGATGCTTACCCGATCAGGGAAGTGTATCGCTCAAAAACTAAGGGTACTGCTTATCCGAACACCAACGGCTAAAGCCTGAACTTACTGAGTTTATTCAGGAAAGTTCAGGCTTTGTTGTTTATCGATCGAAACGGCTCATTGATCGGTGTTTACTAGCCAATCATCTATACGGTTTGTGCATTCGATTGAAAAAGTATTGCTTTAGTTATGCGTTCCTGCCCGAATGATGAGGTGATACCTGCAATGGCTGGTGTTCATTACCTGATAAAAGCATACTGTTTGTCCGGAGGTATTTTTAGCCTCAGCAGCACAGAGCCTCAGTCGATAGGTAGTGTTATACCCTGGTTCTAACGGATAGCCTAAAAGGAGCATAGCAAGGTCGTCGACTTAATTAAAACTAGTTGCACAGTAAATAAAGCCTCTGTTTTCTTTTTCTTTCAAAGCCGTTAACCGATTGTTAATCATGAAAAATCAGTCAACCCGTCGTCAGTTTTTAGGAGCCGCAGCTACGCTTGTTGCAGGGGCTACTGTTGGTAGTAATCGTTTGTTTGGGGCTCCGGCTCTTATACGTAGCCTGGGAGATAAGCCTAATTCCCTGATCGATGGTGTACAGATCGGGACCATTACGTATTCGTTTCGGGATATGCCCGACCAAAGTGCCGAAGCTACGCTCCAATATGTGCTGGATTCCGGGATAAGTGCCATTGAATTGATGGGCGGACCAGCCGAATCGTTTGCGGGTGCTCCAAAAAATACCCTTGATATGCGGTCTATTTTCCCACTAATGCGGAAACGTGCCGAGAAACAGGAACTTACCGAAGATGAGCAGAAAAAACTGGCTGAGTTCGATGCGCAGCGAAAAGCGTATCAGGCCGAAGTAGCCAAGTGGCGGCTTTCGGCACCCATGGCTAAGTTTGAGCAATTACGGAAAATGTATAACCAAGCTGGAGTGAAAATTTATGGCTTCAAGCCTGATGCTTTTGGTATGCAAAATTCCGATGCAGAAATTGAATACGGTATGAGAGCAGCTAAGTTGTTGGGTGCCAATCAGGTAACGCTCGAGCATCCTGCTAATGACGCTCACACGCTGAGATTAGGCAAACTGGCCGAAAAACATGGTATAAAAGTCGGGTATCACGGGCATGAGCAGCAAACGCCAACGTTCTGGGATACTGCCCTGGCTCAATCCCCCGCCAATGCCATTAACTTCGATCTGGGCCATTACGTGGCAGCTGGTAACCCTGATCCCTTGATCTTCCTGAAGCAAAAGCATGACCGAATTGCGAGTATGCACATCAAAGACCGCCAAACGGCCGATCATGGTAAAGGGAATCTGGCCTGGGGGCAGGGCGACACGCCGTTACGGCAGGTATTACAATTGATGCGTGAGCAAAAGTACTCCTTCCCGGCAGCTGTTGAGCTGGAATACAAAATTCCAGAGGGCTCAAACTCTGTGAAAGAAGTGAAAAAATGCGTTGAGTATTGCCGGAACGCACTGAGCTAGTTCTAGTGAGTGTTGCATACTACATAGCCCCAATAAAGTCGACTTTATTGGGGCTATTTGGTTTTATAGAAGCCCCCAATCGCTACACGTTTCTAACCGGATAATTGAAAGGCTACACGACAGGGTTAGTCACTAGCTGATTAGATAACTTATTCATAACTTACTTTATCGATACCATTCGTGTTTTTGATACCTAGATAGGGTTTGGGGTTAATATGATACATTTTGTTACTTTTTTAAAAAGTCAAGTCAAACACATACTAGCATTTGTATAGAGCCGTTTACTTGTACTTTATGAAATCATTTTTGTTGTTTTTGCTATTCTGGGTGCGGTTCGGCATTTATCTACCTGTAATCGTCCTGCTATTTTTTATACTGCTTATTCGGGCTTTACGCATTCTGACCTCCAACGAGCCAGCATGATATTGGCAAAGCTTGTATGAATTATCCTGGTTTTTGTTTAGTTTAGCATCTATCAAGCTGATAACGACTAGTTTCTCCATACCATGAAGCGTAAAAACTGGCTACCCCTGCCTGGCCCCTGGACCGTCGTCCTGTTGATCTCCCTCGCCCTGTTCTATTTTTTCATTTCCTTTTTGCTAAAACTGTTCTAGGTCAGATAAAGTAATTTTATCAATTGGTTGTTTATTTAAATTTCGGTAACTTTTAGTGGTTGAAATTTGAAATATTAGTTTCATTTGATATGTTCGTGCGAAACTCTTAATCGTCAACGTATTATGAAACGCTCTCTTCCAAAGCGAAAGCTTCGTTTTGATCCCTGGCTTCTGGTCATCGCTTTCTCGATCACGCTTTTCTGGTACATCGCCAGCAAATACTTAGAGTAGCAGCACTTACGTCCACCCAGACCATTTCGGTACAGGCTCTTGACAAGAGCTACTGGAAAACTACTTTATGCCTGTCTCTATGGTAAAGGCCCTTCGGTCGGTGGAGGAAATCTACGCGTGACTGACTTCGACGATAAAACTTGGATTTACGGTACGTTCATCGTTCAGCCAGCGGGTAGGTTCGACATGGCGCAGTCGAGTAATCTGCTGGGTACGGTCGATATTCGGGATGTATTCCGCGTCCGACGGACCCATTGATCGGCCGCTAGCATTGCCAGGAGCGTTTCATTGATTTTCCGCTGCTTCCTATTTCAGTCGGTTCATCAAACAGAAAACAGCGTT
This window of the Spirosoma aerolatum genome carries:
- a CDS encoding LytR/AlgR family response regulator transcription factor, which translates into the protein MNVLIIEDEPLTAQRLEILLFEYDPQIRVLAQLPSVSKAVRWFNDPLSAEPELIFLDIHLEDDLGFNLIKELNLTIPIIFTTAFDEYALQAFKANSIDYLLKPIESDELAAAIDKFKMVRQASATMNTTALNQLIKKLETPTYRDRFMVSVGPRLRSIRIEEIAYFFFEEKATYVMPHTGVPVSIDYSLDKLGQLVDPDQFFRVNRSYLVSASGIKSVYAYSGSKLKVELAPQPRQEVFVSIDRVTSFKEWMGK
- a CDS encoding sugar phosphate isomerase/epimerase family protein — protein: MKNQSTRRQFLGAAATLVAGATVGSNRLFGAPALIRSLGDKPNSLIDGVQIGTITYSFRDMPDQSAEATLQYVLDSGISAIELMGGPAESFAGAPKNTLDMRSIFPLMRKRAEKQELTEDEQKKLAEFDAQRKAYQAEVAKWRLSAPMAKFEQLRKMYNQAGVKIYGFKPDAFGMQNSDAEIEYGMRAAKLLGANQVTLEHPANDAHTLRLGKLAEKHGIKVGYHGHEQQTPTFWDTALAQSPANAINFDLGHYVAAGNPDPLIFLKQKHDRIASMHIKDRQTADHGKGNLAWGQGDTPLRQVLQLMREQKYSFPAAVELEYKIPEGSNSVKEVKKCVEYCRNALS
- a CDS encoding glycoside hydrolase family 127 protein, whose product is MKRTIPIESIRNVAASLLMLSVNVSFAQSASHTLRIIHPLSLEQVRVNDQFWSPKLKVWDSKTVYDVFDKLEGKYEPDRKDLIDEKAKLGRTRNAFLNFDWVAQGKKNTGEHDGPPWYDGLVYETIRGAADLLVEYPDPKLEQKIDGYIDRIAAAQAADPDGYLNTYTTLVKPDQRWGTNGGDDKWQHDIYNAGMLIEAAVHYYKATGKMKLLDVATRFSNYIYQQIGPAPKANVIPGHGGPEEAILKLYWLFRDEPALKAKMSVPVDANHYYTMARFWIENRGNYGEKDGSHARKSDESYNQDHMSVFSQKTIEGHAVRATLLATGVAATALENKDDRYVETANNYWDNMIGKRMFITGGEGAIADGERFGANHFLPESAYLESCAAIGSAFFSQRMNQLEADGKYIDELERVLYNNLLSSVSLDGSHYFYENPLVASDHKRWAWHSCPCCPPMLLKMVSAMPGFIYAYDNDAIYVNLFIGSQATINQTGNTIRIRQMTQYPWKGESLIEVDPTSSKAFTVNVRIPGWAHSVENPFGLYHSKVSEPIVLKVNGKSIPVNPKNGYAAIRRTWKKGDRIELSLPMQPRVVTPNDSIQTIKGKVALASGPIIYGVEGVDNAALNEYVLPANTPLKLTYKPNLLNGVNVITGGAMDKSAKAVQFTAVPFYTFGNRGVYPYRVWLPKQ
- a CDS encoding sensor histidine kinase, producing the protein MNESERRVNSAGNYLTNRQRWQLATTVFAIYWPIRLYVAVNHFSLALLERIWPFWIMEITVTILFFGLWLTVTDWFQQRIFKLFHKGFLIEFDLPAQLITLFVAGGLAVLFNMGFFRLWLAMAEFEPIRLTTSTHMLATVQKVNRPRYPSQEQKFYNGLTIMAMLAAFYLAANRRGHQQLEDIRVKAEQLKQEAAQAQFVALKNQVNPHFLFNSFSILSSLIAVNPKLSIQFVGQLAKSYRYVLDQYEAQCVNLQDELEFLKAYTFLLQIRFGDKFRVVTDIPSEKVSAFRIAPLTLQLLIENAVKHNRMSAEEPLLVTLAIQQDYICVTNAIRLRPKTETSTGVGLKNITKRYQLLTNRPVLIDDQADVFTVKIPLLE